From a region of the Myxococcaceae bacterium JPH2 genome:
- a CDS encoding tetratricopeptide repeat protein, whose amino-acid sequence MPRRLMVLSSLLLIAACKTAAPVIANPAVSKPKAPAPTPADLALEERLDIARFGTDAAATKRDFNTLREELKKAVQQTPEDAHLHYLLGRVYFYLEQDAEARWEFDLAIALAPDVAEYHYLKGYFLRCIQDMQGAAAEMSRATELEPQSSKYWAALGSLLASANENDGAVKAFHRAMELNPNDAGLSAEVGLLLLSMGKEAEAFAYLGKTTAEHPKDETTQYNIGQAYQNKGDHPNALVHFRAASQRMPDDWRMLAKLVQEHAALNQPVERDGARARLMKLHADGKVESAFFVREQFQVGEAKVMVAENFKLEGAWAVRYTFYVTKPGSDGAALDSRMSLGSYEFTQHAKASSPLASAERIFHFDSYEGNSRHLTYAFFDGEPSYEVARKLAVAVLRDEVKPISGTTAHRE is encoded by the coding sequence ATGCCTCGACGCCTCATGGTTCTCTCTTCGTTGCTCTTGATTGCGGCATGCAAGACGGCTGCGCCTGTGATTGCGAACCCCGCCGTTTCGAAGCCCAAGGCTCCGGCTCCGACGCCTGCCGATCTGGCTCTGGAAGAACGCCTGGACATTGCGCGGTTCGGTACTGACGCTGCTGCCACGAAGCGCGACTTCAACACGCTTCGAGAGGAACTCAAGAAGGCGGTCCAGCAGACGCCTGAAGACGCGCACCTGCATTATCTGTTGGGGCGAGTGTATTTCTATCTCGAGCAGGACGCCGAGGCGCGGTGGGAGTTCGACCTGGCGATTGCCTTGGCTCCGGATGTCGCGGAGTACCACTACCTCAAGGGGTACTTCCTGCGATGCATCCAGGACATGCAAGGGGCCGCCGCCGAGATGTCGCGAGCGACGGAGCTTGAGCCTCAGTCGTCAAAGTACTGGGCCGCGTTGGGCTCGCTGCTGGCGAGCGCGAACGAGAACGATGGCGCGGTGAAGGCGTTCCATCGCGCCATGGAACTCAATCCGAACGACGCCGGGCTCTCCGCCGAGGTGGGCCTGTTGCTGTTGTCCATGGGGAAAGAGGCCGAGGCCTTTGCGTATCTGGGAAAGACGACGGCCGAGCATCCGAAGGATGAAACGACTCAGTACAACATCGGGCAGGCGTATCAGAACAAAGGAGACCACCCGAACGCGCTTGTGCACTTCCGAGCGGCGTCCCAGCGAATGCCAGATGACTGGCGGATGCTCGCGAAGCTGGTGCAAGAGCACGCAGCGCTGAACCAGCCTGTGGAGCGCGATGGGGCGAGGGCTCGGCTGATGAAGCTTCATGCCGACGGGAAGGTGGAGAGCGCATTCTTCGTTCGCGAGCAATTCCAGGTCGGCGAGGCGAAGGTGATGGTCGCGGAGAACTTCAAGCTCGAGGGCGCCTGGGCCGTTCGTTACACCTTCTACGTGACGAAACCCGGGTCTGACGGCGCTGCGCTGGACTCAAGGATGAGCCTTGGCTCGTATGAGTTCACCCAGCATGCAAAGGCCTCCAGTCCTTTGGCGAGTGCGGAGCGGATTTTCCACTTCGACTCCTACGAGGGGAACTCCCGGCATTTGACCTACGCGTTCTTTGACGGAGAGCCCTCGTATGAAGTCGCGCGCAAGCTGGCGGTGGCGGTGCTTCGCGACGAGGTGAAGCCCATCTCAGGAACGACGGCCCATCGCGAGTAA
- a CDS encoding TonB C-terminal domain-containing protein, with the protein MRKPQSRRHSSFLTWALLVSLGVHGLAALWLSRAKTPPPVAPQRTPLQVSIIERKRPAPVTPVTPPPAPPQAPVVRRPVTPKAPAPVVTAPAPAKAERPAEETDTPRAGSDQPVLATDMPTAAPGSDVPRARPDGQRGPVSLTPSASALAQTAGNDLPPEEETEDARGIQAPRRVSPEQLVRETAQDALALSRATRGAVHPYFQKLGQALFDAWKPEPVVAKLGTETLRSRGYGTKDFLNSWQQRAEAYGKSGSPLAGVTPGFMPRTLGGEDLTSNFSTQVALESQAGADVKSKRRMLMRLTQDRDGHLLELRMLKPSALPEIDRGALANIRAAGGTLPEPPQEALGSRTQLVSLWELELVRGWDTHHRDVSFDFAGAIAESDYFKHLKLTGAQ; encoded by the coding sequence ATGCGCAAGCCCCAGTCTCGGCGCCACAGCTCGTTCCTCACGTGGGCATTGCTTGTCAGCTTGGGAGTCCACGGGCTCGCGGCGCTCTGGCTGTCGCGAGCCAAGACGCCCCCGCCCGTGGCTCCGCAGCGGACGCCACTGCAGGTGAGCATCATCGAGCGCAAGCGACCGGCGCCTGTCACGCCCGTCACGCCTCCGCCCGCGCCGCCGCAAGCGCCCGTCGTGCGGCGGCCCGTCACGCCCAAGGCTCCCGCGCCCGTGGTGACCGCGCCCGCCCCGGCGAAGGCGGAGCGCCCCGCCGAGGAGACGGACACTCCGCGAGCAGGGTCGGATCAGCCCGTGCTCGCGACGGACATGCCCACGGCGGCACCGGGCTCGGACGTGCCTCGCGCGAGGCCCGACGGGCAGCGAGGGCCGGTGTCGCTGACCCCCTCTGCGTCAGCGCTGGCCCAGACCGCGGGGAACGACCTGCCGCCGGAAGAGGAGACGGAGGACGCACGGGGCATCCAGGCGCCGCGGCGCGTGTCACCCGAGCAGCTCGTGCGAGAGACCGCGCAGGACGCGCTCGCGCTCAGCCGAGCGACGCGGGGCGCGGTGCATCCGTACTTCCAGAAGCTGGGCCAGGCGCTGTTCGACGCGTGGAAGCCGGAGCCGGTGGTGGCCAAGCTGGGCACTGAGACGCTGCGCAGCCGCGGCTACGGCACGAAGGACTTCCTGAACTCGTGGCAGCAGCGAGCGGAGGCGTATGGGAAGTCCGGCTCACCGCTGGCGGGAGTGACGCCGGGCTTCATGCCGCGCACGTTGGGAGGCGAGGACCTGACGTCGAACTTCTCCACGCAGGTGGCGCTGGAGTCGCAGGCGGGCGCGGACGTGAAGAGCAAGCGGCGGATGCTCATGCGGCTGACGCAGGACCGCGACGGGCACTTGCTGGAGCTGCGGATGCTCAAGCCCTCCGCGTTGCCGGAGATTGACCGAGGCGCGCTCGCGAACATCCGCGCGGCGGGAGGAACGCTGCCCGAGCCGCCGCAGGAGGCGCTCGGCTCGCGCACGCAGCTCGTCAGCCTGTGGGAGCTGGAGCTGGTGCGAGGCTGGGACACGCACCACCGCGACGTCTCCTTCGACTTCGCCGGAGCCATCGCGGAGTCCGACTACTTCAAGCACCTCAAGCTCACGGGCGCGCAGTAG
- a CDS encoding S8 family serine peptidase, whose translation MPWLSLLSVVGCGGSVPEPATPVAHQSKALETKEVRRFVPGRVIVKFIADANSGKRVSSVALSGFVAQSLRPLSTGAELWSLTSDGSLPQATSIAEEEARTLSAIESLRKRSDVEYAHEDLYLDYSSTPNDPLYPLQWSYPAIDLSQAWDYVTGNVTVALLDTGRLNHPDLVGRWTTGRDFGVTPADSDPTDDGTWHHGMHVAGIVGANTNNSVGGAGICQGCLLMPVKVSIDDHPVMSNVDEAIIWASQNGARVINMSFGTGTQNAPCSTYPDMQAAVNFALAHNTVLVAAAGNDNFDTSKVTPASCTGVIAVAASTRTNVRASWSNRGARVDLTAPGGGPGFYGNGINCLNDGTEYSGTDGVVSSWAIVKNGTTLLPGDYCYRYLSGTSMAAPHVAGVAALLLSQNPAWTPAQVTARLKATATPIPGCTTDCGTGLLNALRAVAPPLSIPSFACTSSQGTFSCSGSAAGGMGNYVYGFAGVANATVTAVSANSATGTCTPNTAATVRMTVTDRDGTMANRDASFTCGALVRDAQFGAMMTPVTVYAGRAFTASVTMRNTGTQTWTAADNFKLGAQSPQDNSTWVPSTRVLLAPSDAIATGQQKIFTINATAPMTPGTYAFQWRMVQEFVTWFGDYTPVRNITVIPDPCYCPPGGECPAVVCPEPM comes from the coding sequence TTGCCGTGGTTGTCCTTGTTGTCGGTCGTGGGTTGCGGTGGCTCCGTCCCGGAGCCCGCGACGCCGGTGGCGCACCAGTCGAAGGCCCTGGAGACGAAGGAGGTCCGCAGGTTCGTCCCGGGGCGCGTCATCGTGAAGTTCATCGCGGATGCGAACTCGGGCAAGCGCGTGTCGTCCGTGGCGCTGAGTGGCTTCGTGGCCCAGTCGCTGCGGCCGTTGAGCACGGGCGCGGAGCTGTGGTCGCTGACGTCGGATGGCTCCTTGCCCCAGGCGACGAGCATCGCGGAGGAGGAGGCCCGCACGCTCTCGGCCATCGAGTCGCTGCGCAAGCGCTCGGATGTCGAGTACGCCCACGAGGACCTGTACCTGGACTATTCCTCCACGCCGAACGATCCGCTGTATCCGTTGCAGTGGAGCTACCCGGCCATCGACCTGTCTCAAGCCTGGGACTACGTGACGGGGAACGTGACGGTGGCGCTGCTCGACACGGGGCGGCTGAACCATCCCGACCTGGTGGGGCGCTGGACGACCGGACGGGATTTTGGCGTCACGCCCGCGGACTCCGACCCGACGGATGACGGCACGTGGCATCACGGCATGCACGTGGCGGGCATCGTGGGCGCCAACACGAACAACAGCGTGGGTGGGGCTGGCATCTGTCAGGGCTGTCTGCTCATGCCGGTGAAGGTCTCCATCGATGACCACCCGGTGATGTCCAACGTGGACGAGGCCATCATCTGGGCCTCCCAGAATGGCGCGCGGGTCATCAACATGAGCTTCGGCACGGGGACGCAGAACGCGCCCTGTTCCACCTATCCAGACATGCAGGCCGCGGTGAACTTCGCGCTGGCGCACAACACGGTGCTGGTGGCCGCCGCGGGCAATGACAACTTCGACACCAGCAAGGTGACGCCGGCGTCGTGCACGGGCGTCATCGCGGTGGCGGCGAGCACTCGGACGAACGTGCGCGCGTCGTGGAGCAACCGTGGCGCGCGGGTGGACCTCACGGCGCCGGGGGGTGGCCCTGGCTTCTATGGCAATGGCATCAACTGCCTGAATGATGGAACGGAGTACTCGGGGACGGACGGCGTCGTGTCGAGCTGGGCCATCGTGAAGAATGGCACCACGTTGCTGCCGGGGGACTACTGCTATCGCTACCTCAGCGGCACGTCGATGGCCGCGCCTCACGTCGCGGGCGTGGCGGCGCTGCTGCTGTCCCAGAACCCGGCGTGGACTCCGGCGCAGGTGACGGCTCGGCTGAAGGCGACGGCCACCCCGATTCCCGGCTGCACGACGGACTGTGGCACGGGCCTGCTCAACGCGCTGCGCGCCGTGGCGCCGCCGCTGTCCATCCCGAGCTTCGCGTGCACCTCCTCGCAGGGCACGTTCTCGTGCTCGGGGAGCGCGGCGGGTGGCATGGGCAATTATGTGTATGGCTTCGCGGGGGTGGCCAACGCGACGGTGACGGCTGTCTCGGCGAACAGTGCGACGGGAACGTGCACGCCGAATACGGCGGCCACGGTGCGCATGACCGTGACTGACCGGGATGGGACCATGGCGAACCGGGACGCCTCCTTCACGTGCGGGGCGCTGGTCCGGGATGCCCAGTTCGGAGCGATGATGACGCCCGTCACGGTGTACGCGGGGCGGGCGTTCACGGCGTCGGTGACGATGCGGAACACGGGCACGCAGACGTGGACGGCGGCGGACAACTTCAAGCTGGGTGCGCAGTCCCCGCAGGACAACTCCACGTGGGTTCCGAGCACGCGCGTGTTGCTGGCGCCATCGGATGCCATCGCGACCGGGCAGCAGAAGATCTTCACCATCAACGCCACGGCGCCCATGACGCCGGGGACCTATGCGTTCCAGTGGCGCATGGTGCAGGAGTTCGTCACCTGGTTTGGGGACTACACGCCGGTCCGGAACATCACCGTGATTCCGGACCCCTGCTACTGCCCGCCGGGTGGCGAGTGCCCGGCGGTGGTCTGCCCTGAACCGATGTAA
- a CDS encoding transglycosylase SLT domain-containing protein gives MDGFRSTTAVLLACANLLGPATAWAQAAPPDEPDEVLSDEHLEALLESPVTPLTGEPQEAATFGPEHLAPYLADGVLGRARAELERGRYERARRLLEQSEPTQPVRFFMAQSALLSGDAATAAREFSALAEDYVPLRDHCSIRAAQAFERLRKPTEAIARYRAVDAHSPLYPEARFRLAKLLQRQHDVPGALQALQEFIDSREERGPDPLRLKALLTLCDLARTQGLYNVEHRALLEVWATSPLSREGDRARQRLRGLPLPLKWRVRRAEALVELHHNQDAMDLLAHTGPLSPLPDELACRVRLLQGRALRKERQHRRAIQVLTPVVEHCLAPEQRPQALYLLAYSQSVVEPEAAIGTYATLAHDYPAHGYADDALFFEGWLLQRSGQEDDALTRYEDVARRYPTGNFAAEALFRAFWLHVRQGDTPAALASLASVEKLPVAARTDESLWRARYWQARMLESGDATNAAVSRYEHIATERPATWYGMLARARLALSSQEPMSRPLSPPVATPDGSRLTGELWPLPLGPLQHDPRFLAGVELLRLGQPGAVDELLAVDTRALSEESARLLYQTLRRTGRGWAARQVARVSLRQEVEGPLTPTSRPVWEATWPLAFRPLIERYARRSRVDPDLLQGLIREESRFNFRARSSTGALGLAQLMPDTAQAVARALGIPSVDEASLLQPAQNIRLGAAYLGQLLARFDGNPAYAVAAYNAGPAAVDRWRRDLPRAELDEWVEHISFEETREYVKHVLGSTHAYKLLYAPRTSPNTWLTRAPL, from the coding sequence ATGGATGGATTTCGAAGCACGACCGCGGTGCTCCTCGCCTGCGCGAACCTGCTGGGGCCAGCAACCGCCTGGGCCCAGGCGGCGCCACCCGACGAGCCCGACGAAGTGCTCTCCGACGAACACCTGGAGGCCCTGCTCGAAAGCCCTGTCACGCCGCTGACGGGTGAGCCCCAGGAAGCCGCGACCTTCGGCCCGGAGCACCTGGCGCCCTACCTCGCGGATGGAGTCCTCGGCCGGGCGCGCGCGGAGCTCGAGCGAGGCCGCTACGAACGCGCGCGGCGACTGCTGGAGCAGAGCGAGCCCACGCAGCCCGTTCGCTTCTTCATGGCGCAGAGCGCGCTCCTCTCGGGTGACGCCGCCACCGCCGCGCGCGAGTTCTCCGCCCTGGCCGAGGACTACGTCCCACTGCGCGACCACTGTTCGATTCGCGCGGCCCAGGCCTTCGAGCGACTGCGCAAACCCACGGAGGCCATCGCGCGCTACCGCGCCGTCGATGCCCACTCGCCGCTCTATCCCGAGGCGCGATTCCGTCTCGCGAAGCTGCTCCAGCGACAGCACGACGTCCCCGGCGCGCTGCAAGCCCTGCAGGAGTTCATCGACAGCCGAGAGGAGCGCGGACCGGATCCGCTCCGGCTCAAAGCCCTGCTGACCTTGTGCGACCTCGCGCGCACACAGGGCCTCTACAACGTGGAGCACCGCGCGCTGCTGGAGGTCTGGGCCACCAGCCCGCTCTCGCGAGAGGGCGACCGCGCGAGGCAGCGGCTGCGAGGTCTGCCCTTGCCACTCAAGTGGCGGGTGCGCCGCGCCGAGGCGCTCGTCGAGCTGCACCACAACCAAGACGCGATGGACCTCCTGGCCCACACGGGTCCGCTCTCACCGCTGCCAGACGAACTGGCGTGCCGCGTGCGATTGCTGCAAGGCCGCGCCCTGCGCAAGGAGCGCCAGCATCGGCGCGCCATTCAAGTGCTGACGCCCGTGGTCGAGCACTGCCTGGCGCCGGAGCAACGGCCCCAGGCGCTCTATCTCCTGGCGTATTCGCAGTCGGTGGTGGAGCCCGAGGCGGCCATCGGCACCTATGCCACGCTCGCGCACGACTACCCGGCGCATGGCTACGCGGATGACGCCCTCTTCTTCGAGGGATGGTTGCTCCAGCGCTCGGGCCAGGAGGACGACGCGCTCACACGGTACGAAGACGTGGCGCGCCGCTACCCCACGGGCAACTTCGCCGCGGAGGCCCTGTTCCGCGCCTTCTGGCTGCACGTCCGTCAGGGGGATACACCGGCCGCGCTCGCCTCGCTCGCGTCCGTGGAGAAGCTCCCCGTGGCGGCTCGCACGGACGAGTCGTTGTGGCGCGCCCGGTATTGGCAGGCTCGGATGTTGGAGTCGGGGGACGCCACCAACGCGGCGGTGTCTCGGTATGAGCACATCGCCACCGAGCGGCCCGCCACGTGGTACGGAATGCTGGCCCGCGCGCGGCTGGCGCTGTCCTCGCAAGAGCCGATGTCGCGCCCCTTGTCCCCGCCTGTGGCAACGCCGGATGGGAGCAGACTCACCGGTGAGCTGTGGCCGCTGCCGCTGGGTCCGCTCCAACATGACCCGCGCTTCCTGGCGGGAGTCGAGCTGCTCCGACTGGGGCAGCCCGGCGCGGTGGACGAGCTGCTGGCGGTCGACACGCGCGCCCTGTCCGAGGAGTCCGCTCGGTTGCTCTATCAAACGCTCCGGCGCACGGGCCGGGGTTGGGCCGCGCGCCAGGTGGCGCGAGTGTCCTTGCGACAAGAGGTAGAGGGGCCGCTGACCCCCACCTCCCGGCCCGTCTGGGAAGCGACCTGGCCGCTCGCGTTCCGCCCGCTCATCGAGCGCTATGCCCGTCGCTCCCGCGTCGACCCGGACTTGCTCCAGGGACTCATCCGCGAGGAGAGCCGCTTCAACTTCCGAGCGCGCTCGTCCACGGGCGCGCTCGGGCTGGCCCAGCTGATGCCAGACACGGCCCAGGCGGTGGCGCGCGCGCTGGGCATTCCGTCGGTGGACGAAGCCTCGCTGCTCCAGCCCGCGCAGAACATCCGCCTGGGCGCGGCCTACCTGGGCCAGCTCCTCGCGCGCTTCGATGGCAATCCCGCCTACGCGGTCGCGGCCTACAACGCGGGCCCCGCGGCGGTGGACCGCTGGAGGCGAGACCTGCCTCGCGCCGAACTGGACGAGTGGGTGGAGCACATCTCATTCGAGGAGACGCGCGAGTACGTCAAGCACGTGCTGGGCAGCACGCATGCCTACAAGCTGCTCTACGCGCCTCGGACCTCTCCCAATACCTGGCTGACGCGCGCACCGCTGTAG
- a CDS encoding helix-turn-helix transcriptional regulator: protein MLRRRKNKTPPLPPLCPLTACMKLLGGAWTANLVWRLSGEPRRFSELRSDIPLISAKVLSAKLRALEKNGVLTRHVIASSPPSVEYALTALGRELIPVIQTIVQVGMKLQRMEDARPRSTPESPSPRPAALHPRPR from the coding sequence ATGCTCCGCCGCCGCAAGAACAAGACGCCGCCGCTTCCGCCGCTCTGCCCCCTCACCGCATGCATGAAGCTCCTCGGTGGCGCCTGGACCGCGAACCTCGTCTGGCGCCTCAGTGGAGAGCCGCGCCGCTTCAGTGAGCTGCGCTCGGACATTCCGCTCATCTCCGCGAAGGTGCTCAGCGCGAAGCTGCGTGCGCTCGAGAAGAACGGCGTACTCACCCGGCATGTCATCGCGAGTTCGCCGCCCTCGGTCGAGTACGCGTTGACCGCGCTGGGCCGGGAACTCATCCCAGTCATTCAAACCATCGTCCAGGTGGGGATGAAGCTCCAGCGCATGGAGGACGCGAGACCACGAAGCACGCCCGAGTCTCCGAGCCCCCGACCCGCCGCTCTTCATCCACGCCCTCGGTAG
- a CDS encoding Dabb family protein — MFINLLRFRFKDGVSESDKAHALEAISRTAKSEAVSFSVVGRDLGDPSEGFTHAYCVGIADLLALKRYFDDPVHRAGDFLFLPLVGRLRRIAMTDDADPALGEKIQAMHAAKMAGDPEWLALLAAIPEVQNVGSLSNR, encoded by the coding sequence ATGTTCATCAACCTGCTGCGATTCCGTTTCAAGGATGGGGTGTCGGAGTCCGACAAGGCGCATGCCTTGGAGGCGATCTCTCGCACCGCGAAGTCAGAGGCGGTCTCCTTCTCGGTCGTTGGCCGAGACCTGGGAGATCCATCCGAGGGGTTCACGCATGCGTACTGCGTTGGCATCGCGGACCTGCTGGCCCTGAAGAGATACTTCGATGATCCCGTGCACCGCGCGGGCGACTTCCTGTTCCTGCCGCTCGTGGGAAGGCTCCGGCGCATCGCGATGACCGATGACGCGGACCCCGCGCTGGGCGAGAAGATTCAAGCCATGCACGCCGCGAAGATGGCAGGCGACCCCGAATGGCTGGCGCTGCTCGCCGCCATTCCGGAAGTCCAGAACGTGGGCTCGCTGTCCAATCGCTGA
- a CDS encoding dienelactone hydrolase family protein gives MLTSQDGTAFAAFEARSEQPSGVGVIVLPDVRGLTAFYSELGLRFAERGHTAAVVDYYGRTAGAVSRAHDFAHEPHMARLTPQGLYSDLSAAIAHLRSPEGGACRAVLTVGFCLGGRLAVLAAAQGHALAGVVGFSCWPAAGRQGAPGPTQRAAELKSPVLALMAGDDPGIPRSDVEAFEAALTQAGVDHEVVTYAGAPHSFFDVKYSDHAEASADAWRRVLSFIERVTRDVRA, from the coding sequence GTGCTCACCTCTCAAGATGGCACGGCGTTCGCGGCCTTCGAGGCGCGGTCCGAACAGCCCTCGGGCGTGGGCGTCATCGTGCTCCCTGATGTGCGAGGACTGACGGCCTTCTATTCCGAGCTGGGACTGCGGTTCGCCGAGCGAGGTCACACCGCAGCGGTCGTCGACTACTACGGGCGGACGGCGGGCGCGGTGTCACGGGCGCATGACTTCGCGCATGAGCCGCACATGGCGCGGTTGACGCCGCAGGGGCTGTACAGCGACCTGTCCGCGGCGATCGCGCACTTGCGCTCACCGGAGGGCGGAGCCTGTCGCGCGGTGCTGACGGTGGGCTTCTGTCTGGGCGGGCGCCTGGCGGTGCTCGCTGCCGCGCAGGGCCATGCGCTGGCGGGCGTGGTGGGCTTCTCCTGCTGGCCCGCGGCAGGAAGACAGGGCGCACCCGGTCCGACGCAGCGCGCGGCAGAGCTGAAGTCCCCCGTGCTCGCGCTGATGGCAGGAGATGACCCAGGCATTCCACGTTCGGATGTCGAGGCCTTCGAGGCGGCGCTGACCCAAGCCGGCGTGGACCACGAGGTGGTGACCTATGCCGGAGCCCCGCACAGCTTCTTTGACGTGAAGTACAGCGACCACGCCGAGGCCTCCGCCGATGCGTGGCGCCGCGTCCTGTCTTTCATCGAGCGTGTCACCCGCGACGTGCGCGCCTGA
- a CDS encoding S46 family peptidase, with protein sequence MRRPLLLVLIPLVAATARADEGMWTFNNFPTEAVQKKYGFQATPEWLGQVRLASARLAGGCSGSFVSPQGLVMTNHHCARECIEQLSTAKRDYTRDGFLARTLADERRCPTMEVNRLLEIRDVTQDVQQATRGLEGEKFEQAQRAVFAKLEGECAQSAALRCEVVTLYQGGRYDLYKYQRMQDVRLVFAPEEGIAFFGGDPDNFEFPRYDFDTSFVRVYEDGKPARTEPYFRWSPHGVKEGQLTFVSGNPGSTSRLDTLAELAYQRDFALPERLFWLAELRGQLTQFARRGPEFARTSEGLLFGVENSYKALRGRRAALVDERFWEQLAQRERELRDKVNANPQWKQQYGGAWDAIAQAQDKLRPMRKPLRMLEQGAGSGSDLFAHARALVRATEEQKKPNEQRLREYTESKRPALEQELMSTAPVHPQVEELTLAFYLSKLREELSPDSPVVRQVLGNEAPEAMAARLVKGTRLGSPEVRKQLYEGGAAAVAASKDPMIVLARELDGPAREVRRTYENEVESVLKRNSELIGQARFAVYGTRIYPDATFTPRLSYGSVQGYTEDGKQVAPFTDVAGLYARATGQPPFKLPPSWVKAKPTLNPKTPMNYVTTNDIIGGNSGSPVINQDLQIVGLVFDGNIQSLGGDYGFDAAVNRTVAVDSEILAEGLAKVYGAQRLVKELGISPDK encoded by the coding sequence ATGAGACGACCGCTGCTGCTCGTCTTGATTCCCCTGGTCGCCGCCACCGCGCGAGCCGACGAGGGCATGTGGACTTTCAACAACTTCCCCACCGAGGCCGTGCAGAAGAAGTACGGCTTCCAGGCCACTCCCGAGTGGCTCGGACAGGTGCGCCTGGCTTCGGCGCGTCTGGCGGGTGGGTGCTCGGGGAGCTTCGTGTCCCCGCAGGGGCTGGTGATGACCAATCACCACTGCGCCCGCGAGTGCATCGAGCAGCTCTCCACCGCGAAGCGTGACTACACGCGGGATGGCTTCCTCGCGCGCACCCTGGCCGACGAGCGGCGCTGCCCCACGATGGAGGTGAACCGGCTGCTGGAGATTCGCGACGTCACGCAGGACGTGCAGCAAGCAACGCGCGGCCTGGAAGGAGAGAAGTTCGAGCAGGCGCAGCGCGCCGTCTTCGCGAAGCTGGAGGGCGAGTGCGCCCAGAGCGCGGCGCTCCGCTGCGAGGTGGTGACGCTGTATCAAGGCGGTCGCTACGACTTGTACAAGTACCAGCGCATGCAGGACGTGCGGCTCGTCTTCGCGCCCGAGGAAGGCATCGCGTTCTTCGGTGGAGACCCGGACAACTTCGAGTTCCCTCGCTATGACTTCGATACGTCCTTCGTGCGCGTCTACGAGGACGGGAAGCCCGCGCGCACCGAGCCGTACTTCCGCTGGAGTCCGCACGGCGTGAAAGAGGGACAGCTCACGTTCGTGTCGGGCAATCCCGGCAGCACGTCACGGCTGGACACGCTCGCGGAGCTGGCCTACCAGCGGGACTTCGCGCTGCCGGAGCGACTCTTCTGGTTGGCGGAGCTGCGCGGCCAGCTCACGCAGTTCGCTCGGCGCGGGCCGGAGTTCGCGAGGACCTCCGAGGGGCTGCTGTTCGGCGTGGAGAACTCCTACAAGGCGCTGCGCGGCCGGCGCGCGGCCCTGGTGGACGAGCGCTTCTGGGAGCAGCTCGCCCAGCGCGAGCGGGAGCTGCGTGACAAGGTCAACGCGAACCCTCAGTGGAAGCAGCAGTATGGCGGCGCGTGGGATGCCATCGCGCAGGCGCAGGACAAGCTCCGGCCCATGCGCAAGCCGCTGCGGATGCTGGAGCAGGGCGCGGGCTCCGGCTCGGACCTCTTCGCTCACGCGCGGGCGTTGGTGCGCGCCACGGAGGAGCAGAAGAAGCCGAACGAGCAACGGCTGCGTGAGTACACCGAGTCAAAGCGGCCCGCGCTGGAGCAGGAGTTGATGAGCACCGCGCCCGTCCATCCTCAGGTGGAGGAACTCACGCTCGCGTTCTACTTGTCGAAGCTGCGGGAGGAACTCTCTCCGGACTCGCCGGTGGTGCGGCAGGTGTTGGGCAATGAGGCTCCGGAGGCGATGGCGGCGCGCCTGGTGAAGGGCACGCGGCTGGGCAGTCCCGAGGTGCGCAAGCAGCTCTACGAAGGGGGCGCGGCGGCCGTTGCCGCGTCGAAGGACCCGATGATTGTGCTGGCTCGGGAGCTGGATGGTCCCGCGCGCGAGGTGCGGCGGACCTATGAGAACGAGGTCGAGTCCGTGCTCAAGCGCAACAGCGAGCTCATCGGGCAGGCGCGCTTCGCCGTGTATGGGACTCGCATCTATCCCGATGCGACGTTCACCCCACGCCTCTCGTATGGCTCCGTGCAGGGCTATACGGAGGATGGCAAGCAGGTGGCTCCGTTCACCGACGTCGCGGGTTTGTACGCGCGCGCCACGGGGCAGCCTCCCTTCAAGCTGCCGCCGAGTTGGGTGAAGGCCAAGCCCACGCTCAACCCCAAGACGCCGATGAACTACGTGACGACCAACGACATCATTGGGGGGAACTCCGGCTCGCCTGTCATCAACCAGGACCTGCAAATCGTCGGGCTCGTGTTCGACGGAAACATCCAGTCCCTGGGCGGAGACTACGGCTTCGACGCAGCGGTGAATCGGACCGTGGCCGTGGACAGTGAAATCCTCGCGGAGGGACTCGCCAAGGTGTACGGCGCGCAGCGTCTGGTGAAGGAGCTGGGAATTTCTCCTGACAAGTGA